A stretch of the Psychroserpens sp. Hel_I_66 genome encodes the following:
- a CDS encoding methyltransferase domain-containing protein — protein sequence MSNNLMLNIIKKIARTTGDILVYLLPKKANKLSENRITLIHRNKKNLTITERLMRYALVQKLEKIEDHNTIAEKNREFWINNTATELFTETEDTFKTDFLPHCSFIFEILKNELQKEKNEFDTLVEIGTGNGDVLKYLNDEFPKIEKFVGIDLSQNQIDLNRKKFEKEKKLEFVAADAVQWVKSNGKSNTIFVSSRGVLEYFLEKDLQDFLIEINQLSNAFFVAIEPNSSDHDFNTHKQTMLYGNEPSFSHNYPLLFKNAGFKIWHFSQQPWFNGGNMQTFLGAKS from the coding sequence ATGAGTAATAATCTAATGTTAAATATTATTAAAAAAATTGCCAGAACAACTGGAGATATTCTTGTATACTTACTACCCAAGAAAGCAAATAAACTATCAGAAAATAGAATAACATTAATACATAGGAATAAGAAAAACTTAACCATTACAGAGAGACTAATGCGTTATGCCTTAGTGCAAAAACTTGAAAAGATAGAAGACCACAATACTATTGCAGAAAAGAACCGTGAATTTTGGATCAATAATACAGCAACGGAATTATTTACTGAAACCGAAGATACTTTTAAAACAGATTTTTTGCCACACTGCTCATTTATCTTCGAAATCCTTAAAAATGAATTACAAAAAGAAAAAAATGAGTTCGATACTTTGGTAGAGATTGGAACCGGTAATGGTGATGTACTTAAATACCTGAATGATGAGTTTCCTAAAATCGAAAAATTTGTTGGTATTGATCTTAGTCAAAATCAAATTGATTTAAATCGTAAAAAATTTGAAAAAGAAAAAAAATTAGAATTTGTAGCTGCAGATGCAGTACAATGGGTGAAATCAAACGGAAAAAGTAATACAATCTTTGTTTCCTCGAGAGGTGTTTTAGAGTATTTTTTAGAGAAAGATTTACAGGATTTTTTAATTGAAATCAATCAATTGAGTAACGCCTTTTTTGTGGCAATAGAACCTAATAGCTCAGATCACGATTTTAATACCCATAAACAAACTATGCTTTATGGAAATGAACCGTCATTTTCTCACAACTATCCTTTACTTTTTAAAAATGCTGGATTTAAAATATGGCATTTCTCTCAACAACCTTGGTTTAATGGAGGTAATATGCAAACCTTTTTAGGCGCTAAGAGCTAG